A DNA window from Paramormyrops kingsleyae isolate MSU_618 chromosome 10, PKINGS_0.4, whole genome shotgun sequence contains the following coding sequences:
- the tmco6 gene encoding transmembrane and coiled-coil domain-containing protein 6 isoform X1, whose translation MWRLNAVRHKARGRNTAGEEFRLKRREQEREFRQARKDQQLVSKRLIEEDEEEDEGAMDTADSKLWKDQELVELLQGVQHGGEKRASNLRTLRKVLRSPEAQLILIGLENSMQVLVGLLSGSSAQCQLEAAHCVHQLSSSTCARVGAACLPATPYLITYLSGQNAKFTELCLYTLGNLCAGNMAVRDKVLAQGIIPALAVCIQRPNLAVVEAVGFIVAQLLQAKDASEKIIPLVMSSGLTLHLLAALQPQPEYGMGAAIEYAWCLHYLACCDKASEALISQGAVSQCSSLLITLGGAVATGNTEEGIELLIWPLLRCVGNLLAGSALECCASQLTDSRLLAALCILAQTFLQPHPGLARESLWVLNNLTVDSSVFSSAVLYLSLVPSLIQLLPFSKGINTMVLQVLANVAYQGTEYCVQLTHSGLLPALCATLKMADPAVVTLSLEVLCMLLASSSQAAEEFVRLGGSAALEAMRYNSQDELRLRASYLLEHHLPAYSQS comes from the exons ATGTGGAGGCTGAACGCAGTCCGCCACAAGGCGCGTGGTCGGAACACCGCCGGGGAAGAGTTCAGGTTAAAGAGGCGAGAGCAAGAAAGAG AGTTCAGGCAGGCACGGAAGGACCAGCAATTAGTGAGTAAAAGACTCATTGAagaagatgaggaggaagatgaaggaGCCATGGATACAGCAGATAGTAAGCTGTGGAAAGACCAG GAATTGGTGGAATTATTGCAAGGAGTCCAGCATGGTGGAGAAAAACGGGCCAGTAACCTGCGAACGCTGAGGAAAGTCCTGCGAAGCCCTGAGGCTCAGCTCATCCTCATCGG GCTGGAGAACAGCATGCAGGTTTTGGTGGGGCTCCTCAGTGGCTCCAGTGCGCAGTGCCAACTGGAAGCTGCTCACTGCGTGCACCAGCTGTCCAGCTCGACCTGTGCCCGTGTTGgggctgcctgcctgccagccaCGCCCTACCTGATCACCTACCTGTCGGGACAGAATGCCAAGTTCACG GAGCTGTGCTTGTACACCTTGGGTAACCTGTGTGCAGGAAACATGGCAGTGAGGGACAAAGTTCTGGCTCAGGGGATTATCCCAGCACTAGCCGTCTGTATCCAG AGACCAAACCTAGCGGTTGTGGAAGCTGTGGGATTCATTGTAGCTCAGCTGCTCCAGGCTAAAGATGCTTCAGAGAAGATCATTCC ACTGGTCATGAGTTCTGGGCTGACTCTTCACCTCCTGGCTGCCCTGCAGCCTCAGCCCGAGTACGGAATGGGAGCAGCCATTGAGTATGCCTGGTGTCTGCATTACCTGGCTTGCTG CGACAAGGCCTCTGAAGCGCTTATAAGCCAAGGAGCTGTATCGCAGTGCAGTTCCCTGCTGATAACACTAGGTGGTGCTGTGGCCACAGGTAACACCGAGGAGGGCATAGAGCTG CTAATCTGGCCATTACTGCGCTGTGTCGGCAACCTGCTGGCAGGCAGCGCACTGGAATGCTGCGCCTCGCAGCTGACGGACAGCCGACTGCTGGCTGCGCTCTGCATACTGGCGCAGACCTTTCTGCAGCCGCACCCTGGCCTGGCTAGAGAGAGCCTCTGGGTCCTAAACAACTTAACAG TGGATTCCAGTGTTTTCAGCTCTGCTGTGCTCTACCTGTCTTTGGTCCCGAGTTTGATCCAGCTGCTGCCGTTTTCCAAGGGGATCAATACCATG GTGCTGCAGGTCCTGGCTAATGTTGCCTATCAGGGGACAGAGTACTGCGTCCAGCTTACCCACAGTGGGCTGCTACCTGCTTTGTGTGCCACTCTCAAGATGGCCGACCCAGCTGTGGTGACGCTTAGTCTGGAAGTGCTCTGCATGCTGCTGGCCAGCAGCTCTCAG GCTGCAGAAGAGTTTGTGAGGCTGGGAGGCTCTGCGGCTCTGGAAGCCATGCGATATAACAGCCAAGACGAGCTGCGCCTCCGAGCCTCTTACCTTCTGGAGCATCACCTACCTGCCTATAGCCAA TCATAG
- the tmco6 gene encoding transmembrane and coiled-coil domain-containing protein 6 isoform X3 has product MWRLNAVRHKARGRNTAGEEFRLKRREQEREFRQARKDQQLVSKRLIEEDEEEDEGAMDTADSKLWKDQELVELLQGVQHGGEKRASNLRTLRKVLRSPEAQLILIGLENSMQVLVGLLSGSSAQCQLEAAHCVHQLSSSTCARVGAACLPATPYLITYLSGQNAKFTELCLYTLGNLCAGNMAVRDKVLAQGIIPALAVCIQRPNLAVVEAVGFIVAQLLQAKDASEKIIPDKASEALISQGAVSQCSSLLITLGGAVATGNTEEGIELLIWPLLRCVGNLLAGSALECCASQLTDSRLLAALCILAQTFLQPHPGLARESLWVLNNLTVDSSVFSSAVLYLSLVPSLIQLLPFSKGINTMVLQVLANVAYQGTEYCVQLTHSGLLPALCATLKMADPAVVTLSLEVLCMLLASSSQAAEEFVRLGGSAALEAMRYNSQDELRLRASYLLEHHLPAYSQS; this is encoded by the exons ATGTGGAGGCTGAACGCAGTCCGCCACAAGGCGCGTGGTCGGAACACCGCCGGGGAAGAGTTCAGGTTAAAGAGGCGAGAGCAAGAAAGAG AGTTCAGGCAGGCACGGAAGGACCAGCAATTAGTGAGTAAAAGACTCATTGAagaagatgaggaggaagatgaaggaGCCATGGATACAGCAGATAGTAAGCTGTGGAAAGACCAG GAATTGGTGGAATTATTGCAAGGAGTCCAGCATGGTGGAGAAAAACGGGCCAGTAACCTGCGAACGCTGAGGAAAGTCCTGCGAAGCCCTGAGGCTCAGCTCATCCTCATCGG GCTGGAGAACAGCATGCAGGTTTTGGTGGGGCTCCTCAGTGGCTCCAGTGCGCAGTGCCAACTGGAAGCTGCTCACTGCGTGCACCAGCTGTCCAGCTCGACCTGTGCCCGTGTTGgggctgcctgcctgccagccaCGCCCTACCTGATCACCTACCTGTCGGGACAGAATGCCAAGTTCACG GAGCTGTGCTTGTACACCTTGGGTAACCTGTGTGCAGGAAACATGGCAGTGAGGGACAAAGTTCTGGCTCAGGGGATTATCCCAGCACTAGCCGTCTGTATCCAG AGACCAAACCTAGCGGTTGTGGAAGCTGTGGGATTCATTGTAGCTCAGCTGCTCCAGGCTAAAGATGCTTCAGAGAAGATCATTCC CGACAAGGCCTCTGAAGCGCTTATAAGCCAAGGAGCTGTATCGCAGTGCAGTTCCCTGCTGATAACACTAGGTGGTGCTGTGGCCACAGGTAACACCGAGGAGGGCATAGAGCTG CTAATCTGGCCATTACTGCGCTGTGTCGGCAACCTGCTGGCAGGCAGCGCACTGGAATGCTGCGCCTCGCAGCTGACGGACAGCCGACTGCTGGCTGCGCTCTGCATACTGGCGCAGACCTTTCTGCAGCCGCACCCTGGCCTGGCTAGAGAGAGCCTCTGGGTCCTAAACAACTTAACAG TGGATTCCAGTGTTTTCAGCTCTGCTGTGCTCTACCTGTCTTTGGTCCCGAGTTTGATCCAGCTGCTGCCGTTTTCCAAGGGGATCAATACCATG GTGCTGCAGGTCCTGGCTAATGTTGCCTATCAGGGGACAGAGTACTGCGTCCAGCTTACCCACAGTGGGCTGCTACCTGCTTTGTGTGCCACTCTCAAGATGGCCGACCCAGCTGTGGTGACGCTTAGTCTGGAAGTGCTCTGCATGCTGCTGGCCAGCAGCTCTCAG GCTGCAGAAGAGTTTGTGAGGCTGGGAGGCTCTGCGGCTCTGGAAGCCATGCGATATAACAGCCAAGACGAGCTGCGCCTCCGAGCCTCTTACCTTCTGGAGCATCACCTACCTGCCTATAGCCAA TCATAG
- the tmco6 gene encoding transmembrane and coiled-coil domain-containing protein 6 isoform X2 → MWRLNAVRHKARGRNTAGEEFRLKRREQEREFRQARKDQQLVSKRLIEEDEEEDEGAMDTADSKLWKDQELVELLQGVQHGGEKRASNLRTLRKVLRSPEAQLILIGLENSMQVLVGLLSGSSAQCQLEAAHCVHQLSSSTCARVGAACLPATPYLITYLSGQNAKFTRPNLAVVEAVGFIVAQLLQAKDASEKIIPLVMSSGLTLHLLAALQPQPEYGMGAAIEYAWCLHYLACCDKASEALISQGAVSQCSSLLITLGGAVATGNTEEGIELLIWPLLRCVGNLLAGSALECCASQLTDSRLLAALCILAQTFLQPHPGLARESLWVLNNLTVDSSVFSSAVLYLSLVPSLIQLLPFSKGINTMVLQVLANVAYQGTEYCVQLTHSGLLPALCATLKMADPAVVTLSLEVLCMLLASSSQAAEEFVRLGGSAALEAMRYNSQDELRLRASYLLEHHLPAYSQS, encoded by the exons ATGTGGAGGCTGAACGCAGTCCGCCACAAGGCGCGTGGTCGGAACACCGCCGGGGAAGAGTTCAGGTTAAAGAGGCGAGAGCAAGAAAGAG AGTTCAGGCAGGCACGGAAGGACCAGCAATTAGTGAGTAAAAGACTCATTGAagaagatgaggaggaagatgaaggaGCCATGGATACAGCAGATAGTAAGCTGTGGAAAGACCAG GAATTGGTGGAATTATTGCAAGGAGTCCAGCATGGTGGAGAAAAACGGGCCAGTAACCTGCGAACGCTGAGGAAAGTCCTGCGAAGCCCTGAGGCTCAGCTCATCCTCATCGG GCTGGAGAACAGCATGCAGGTTTTGGTGGGGCTCCTCAGTGGCTCCAGTGCGCAGTGCCAACTGGAAGCTGCTCACTGCGTGCACCAGCTGTCCAGCTCGACCTGTGCCCGTGTTGgggctgcctgcctgccagccaCGCCCTACCTGATCACCTACCTGTCGGGACAGAATGCCAAGTTCACG AGACCAAACCTAGCGGTTGTGGAAGCTGTGGGATTCATTGTAGCTCAGCTGCTCCAGGCTAAAGATGCTTCAGAGAAGATCATTCC ACTGGTCATGAGTTCTGGGCTGACTCTTCACCTCCTGGCTGCCCTGCAGCCTCAGCCCGAGTACGGAATGGGAGCAGCCATTGAGTATGCCTGGTGTCTGCATTACCTGGCTTGCTG CGACAAGGCCTCTGAAGCGCTTATAAGCCAAGGAGCTGTATCGCAGTGCAGTTCCCTGCTGATAACACTAGGTGGTGCTGTGGCCACAGGTAACACCGAGGAGGGCATAGAGCTG CTAATCTGGCCATTACTGCGCTGTGTCGGCAACCTGCTGGCAGGCAGCGCACTGGAATGCTGCGCCTCGCAGCTGACGGACAGCCGACTGCTGGCTGCGCTCTGCATACTGGCGCAGACCTTTCTGCAGCCGCACCCTGGCCTGGCTAGAGAGAGCCTCTGGGTCCTAAACAACTTAACAG TGGATTCCAGTGTTTTCAGCTCTGCTGTGCTCTACCTGTCTTTGGTCCCGAGTTTGATCCAGCTGCTGCCGTTTTCCAAGGGGATCAATACCATG GTGCTGCAGGTCCTGGCTAATGTTGCCTATCAGGGGACAGAGTACTGCGTCCAGCTTACCCACAGTGGGCTGCTACCTGCTTTGTGTGCCACTCTCAAGATGGCCGACCCAGCTGTGGTGACGCTTAGTCTGGAAGTGCTCTGCATGCTGCTGGCCAGCAGCTCTCAG GCTGCAGAAGAGTTTGTGAGGCTGGGAGGCTCTGCGGCTCTGGAAGCCATGCGATATAACAGCCAAGACGAGCTGCGCCTCCGAGCCTCTTACCTTCTGGAGCATCACCTACCTGCCTATAGCCAA TCATAG